One window of Chloroflexus aggregans DSM 9485 genomic DNA carries:
- a CDS encoding cytochrome c maturation protein CcmE domain-containing protein has translation MAVANPPLRRGLTIKPLHVVGLGIILLAVVYGFFGFQDGFRAYTTSVDEAMRSTRSVQLAGFLGSTGEIDEQGRFTFMLQDENGKLIKVISDDPRPANFEQAISIVAIGRYDPTEQAFMADDLLVKCPSKYQEMNQAKP, from the coding sequence ATGGCAGTTGCGAATCCCCCGTTACGTCGAGGATTGACCATCAAACCACTGCACGTGGTAGGTCTCGGCATTATTCTGTTGGCGGTGGTGTACGGCTTCTTCGGGTTTCAAGATGGGTTTCGTGCCTACACTACCAGCGTTGATGAGGCGATGCGCAGTACGCGCAGCGTGCAGTTGGCCGGCTTTCTCGGTAGCACAGGCGAGATCGATGAGCAAGGCCGTTTCACGTTTATGCTGCAAGATGAAAACGGCAAACTGATCAAAGTCATCTCTGATGACCCACGACCGGCCAATTTCGAGCAGGCGATTAGCATTGTGGCGATTGGTCGCTACGATCCGACCGAGCAAGCGTTTATGGCTGATGATCTGCTCGTTAAGTGCCCGTCGAAGTATCAGGAGATGAATCAGGCGAAACCGTAG
- a CDS encoding response regulator transcription factor gives MEQQYTILVVDDDDGLQELVRVRLEQEGYRVLQTISGIEAISLIRQQRPDLVILDIMLPDLDGLTVCQRVREFASTPILMLTAKAASRDIITGLDQGADDYLTKPFNYDELLARIRTLLRRVPSVNRPLTVGNGLITINPRQREVRVRGTIIDLTPTEYQLLMVLAEQAGAVVTHEQLLRAVWGNEPNRDNDYLKVYIWHLRRKIEFDPRQPQLLLTEWGVGYRLLP, from the coding sequence ATGGAACAGCAGTATACCATCTTGGTTGTTGATGACGACGATGGCCTGCAAGAGTTAGTACGGGTACGGCTGGAACAAGAAGGTTATCGCGTGTTACAGACGATCAGTGGTATTGAAGCAATTTCGCTGATCCGTCAACAGCGACCCGACCTGGTCATCCTCGACATCATGCTGCCCGATCTTGATGGGCTGACGGTTTGTCAACGTGTGCGTGAATTCGCGTCAACCCCGATTTTGATGCTTACGGCTAAGGCGGCCTCAAGAGATATTATCACCGGTCTCGATCAAGGGGCCGATGATTATCTTACCAAACCGTTCAACTACGATGAACTGCTGGCTCGTATTCGTACCCTGCTCCGTCGCGTGCCATCTGTTAATCGCCCGCTCACCGTCGGCAATGGTTTGATCACAATTAACCCACGCCAACGCGAGGTTCGCGTGCGGGGTACAATCATCGATCTCACCCCCACCGAGTATCAACTGCTGATGGTTCTGGCCGAACAGGCCGGGGCAGTGGTAACGCACGAGCAGTTACTGCGTGCAGTGTGGGGTAATGAGCCGAACCGCGACAACGATTATCTGAAGGTCTATATCTGGCATCTGCGGCGCAAGATCGAATTTGATCCTCGCCAACCGCAACTGTTGCTCACCGAATGGGGAGTAGGGTATCGCCTCCTTCCCTAA
- a CDS encoding J domain-containing protein gives MTDYYEILQVHPKADAEAIRAAYERLRERYAPERLEGAADELVALARQRRDEIERAYAILSDPQRRAEYDRERQESAHAEPKTKHTPSSSAPIVDDDELIDFRPLPPARRQERPPGFNPQPYLSPTHKTSPGRGRAVQRQLPVWVLPSLVVAAATFSIVLGTLISTAVVAPTTLTQPTATVVPPTPTLREVLDQFEGQVIAAQQVVGQVPDNPNAWINLGNALFDSVVFVREQLANGDAETQRIYQERLPRWLEAVDAYRKALELQPGNDVVRADIAASLCYYGLDTRDPKRAQEGLAEAEKALAAAPQDARVLLSHGICLIAVDPPQVERAIQQWRLVLSIPGVNPGLQLQAQILINEYSQ, from the coding sequence ATGACCGACTATTACGAAATTCTACAAGTTCATCCCAAGGCTGATGCAGAAGCGATTCGGGCCGCGTATGAACGACTACGCGAGCGTTACGCTCCCGAACGGCTAGAAGGTGCGGCTGACGAGTTAGTTGCTTTGGCACGCCAACGTCGTGATGAAATCGAACGGGCTTACGCCATATTGAGTGATCCACAACGACGTGCCGAATATGATCGGGAGCGACAGGAGTCGGCGCACGCGGAACCGAAGACGAAACATACCCCCAGTTCGTCAGCACCGATTGTTGATGATGATGAGCTTATCGATTTTCGTCCGCTACCACCGGCGCGTCGGCAAGAACGGCCACCGGGCTTCAACCCACAACCGTATCTCTCACCTACCCACAAGACATCACCCGGTCGGGGACGTGCCGTGCAACGCCAGTTGCCGGTCTGGGTCTTGCCTTCACTGGTCGTAGCCGCCGCAACGTTCAGTATTGTGCTCGGTACACTGATCAGTACGGCTGTGGTCGCGCCGACGACGCTCACGCAGCCAACGGCTACCGTTGTTCCACCAACGCCAACCTTGCGTGAGGTGCTCGATCAGTTTGAAGGACAGGTAATCGCCGCACAACAGGTGGTAGGACAAGTGCCGGATAACCCCAACGCATGGATAAACTTGGGTAATGCGCTGTTCGACAGTGTTGTGTTTGTCCGTGAACAACTCGCTAACGGTGATGCAGAAACACAGCGTATTTATCAGGAGCGCTTGCCGCGTTGGTTAGAAGCGGTAGACGCTTACCGCAAGGCACTAGAACTTCAACCGGGCAATGATGTGGTACGGGCCGATATTGCTGCCAGCTTGTGCTACTACGGCCTTGATACTCGTGACCCAAAGCGAGCGCAGGAGGGGCTTGCCGAAGCCGAGAAAGCACTTGCCGCTGCCCCGCAAGATGCGCGTGTATTACTTTCACACGGTATCTGTCTGATCGCTGTTGATCCGCCACAAGTCGAACGAGCTATTCAACAGTGGCGGTTGGTATTGTCAATCCCAGGAGTGAATCCGGGCCTGCAATTACAAGCCCAGATTCTGATCAACGAGTATAGTCAGTAA
- a CDS encoding CcmD family protein has protein sequence MDGSAIIAATAAVLSVWIAIFVYLWRIDAAARALHRELERERENLNATTPAAEVSRVRKARVDEPVERR, from the coding sequence ATGGATGGTTCAGCAATAATTGCAGCTACCGCCGCCGTGCTGTCGGTGTGGATTGCTATCTTCGTGTATTTGTGGCGGATCGATGCAGCAGCGCGGGCGTTGCACCGTGAACTGGAGCGTGAACGAGAAAATCTCAATGCAACTACACCGGCGGCAGAAGTAAGCCGTGTGCGCAAGGCTCGCGTGGATGAGCCGGTTGAACGTCGTTAG
- a CDS encoding TlpA disulfide reductase family protein translates to MSSMTGHTYYSLLGVSPTADQAAIAAAYEQQRQRYDPARLADLDGELATIARQRLAELEHAYHVLSDPERRRQYDISQGITAPSTPPVRRTPSRKEVISAFIFSFLAVGLVAIVWLMTNRDTVNTPPMGQLDRPAPNFTAPELRGGTVELAQYRGRVVLINFWGTWCEPCKRELPALQQAYEQFAEQGLMVIGVNLTDDEQVNGKTVEDVAAFLAQYGVTYPIALDVDGKIAEAYRIFPLPTSYFVTTDGQLRYVHIGELTFADIAARFAELRPVGDKQP, encoded by the coding sequence ATGTCAAGTATGACAGGGCATACATATTACAGTTTGCTCGGTGTTAGCCCAACTGCCGATCAGGCAGCAATAGCCGCTGCGTATGAACAGCAGCGACAACGGTACGACCCAGCGCGTCTGGCAGACCTTGACGGTGAGCTGGCGACCATCGCTCGTCAGCGGCTCGCCGAACTAGAGCATGCCTACCACGTGCTCAGTGACCCTGAGCGTCGCCGTCAATACGATATTAGCCAGGGAATCACTGCCCCAAGCACACCACCGGTGCGACGCACCCCCAGCCGCAAAGAGGTCATCAGTGCCTTTATCTTTTCCTTCTTGGCAGTAGGGTTGGTTGCTATCGTTTGGCTAATGACCAACCGCGATACAGTAAATACTCCACCGATGGGACAGCTCGACCGCCCAGCCCCTAACTTTACTGCACCAGAGCTACGTGGTGGAACGGTTGAACTGGCACAATATCGGGGTAGAGTAGTATTAATCAATTTTTGGGGTACGTGGTGTGAACCGTGTAAACGCGAATTACCGGCGCTCCAGCAGGCATACGAACAGTTTGCCGAGCAGGGGTTGATGGTTATCGGCGTTAATCTTACCGATGATGAACAGGTGAACGGCAAAACGGTAGAGGACGTAGCCGCTTTTCTTGCTCAATACGGTGTCACTTATCCAATCGCTCTCGACGTTGATGGCAAGATCGCCGAGGCCTATCGGATTTTTCCACTACCAACGAGCTATTTCGTCACTACCGATGGTCAACTCCGCTACGTACACATCGGAGAATTGACATTTGCTGACATTGCCGCTCGCTTTGCTGAGTTGCGCCCGGTCGGTGATAAGCAGCCGTAA
- the ccsA gene encoding cytochrome c biogenesis protein CcsA, which yields MYLFGTFLLMASLGMTLLATISYILVIRGQRVALSYARFGVYAALAGVLMSWTLLITVFLARRFDLDYVYNYSSHDLEFFFTIAASWAGQPGSFMIWLLWGSIASALLVRRSKHFEPYVLAIVMATQAAIIGFVLVLNPFQPLIDPSTGTALTPTDGRGLNPLLHNFWMIIHPPVLFVGYALTMIPFAFALAALWRRDYDTWVQRALPWTLAAWAFLGLALLLGGYWAYETLGWGGYWGWDPVENSSLVPWLILTALIHGMLIQRTHGGLRKTNLVLGIATYITVFYATFMTRSGVYANFSVHSFVAEGLFERLVGFQIFLLAVAVISLLMRWNDIPARPLSDKFFSRDSFFVLAIITLVITALVVGIGTSMPVISAIPGVGHTLQEWMGRYFELDDGTLMNPQAQPFADGRFSLAPSFYQRTVPPLGVVAIILLIVGPLLGWRDANLSHLLRALRWPAVLAVAAAIVALMINVRDLLALAYVAGGAFAFGTNLLMVVRTLRGGWLRIGGYFAHIGFTVMAIGMVASSAYATPDTRLTLAPGESARLFGYEFIFNGYQLDDQQRGVLDLTVSDGTNTFSAKPYLYFNQRMGATMQTPSIHSYLWHDLYISPAGYDPERDPSRPVLGVDQSVQMGPYTLTFRGFNIDRDAMMRGEAKVGAKIDVLYEGQTITVEPRVEVVTNSTTNQGELQYIPVTLPGGHTLYLRELDPTNRMVLLEGSGPGLDDLPVVPAKAVIAVSVKPLVVLVWTGVILMVIGGAIALVRRYLEGSLALAGVRVRLPKAWPELVAQLGWRRMSHS from the coding sequence ATGTATCTCTTCGGCACGTTTTTGTTAATGGCCAGCCTCGGTATGACCCTGCTGGCGACGATCAGCTATATATTGGTGATCCGTGGGCAGCGGGTAGCGCTAAGCTACGCCCGATTCGGCGTCTACGCTGCGCTGGCCGGCGTGCTGATGTCGTGGACGCTACTGATCACCGTCTTTCTGGCTCGTCGTTTCGATCTTGATTATGTCTATAACTATAGCTCGCACGATCTAGAGTTTTTCTTCACCATTGCCGCCAGTTGGGCCGGGCAACCCGGTAGTTTCATGATCTGGCTGTTGTGGGGTTCAATTGCCAGCGCATTGCTGGTGCGTCGCTCGAAGCATTTTGAGCCTTACGTCCTGGCAATTGTGATGGCGACTCAGGCGGCAATTATCGGTTTTGTGTTGGTCCTTAATCCGTTCCAACCTCTGATCGATCCATCAACCGGTACAGCACTGACCCCCACCGATGGACGCGGCCTTAATCCGTTGCTACACAATTTCTGGATGATTATCCACCCTCCGGTGCTCTTTGTGGGCTATGCCCTCACCATGATACCTTTCGCGTTTGCCTTGGCTGCCTTGTGGCGCCGTGATTACGATACGTGGGTGCAACGCGCTTTACCGTGGACGCTGGCTGCATGGGCGTTTCTTGGCCTCGCCCTCCTGCTCGGTGGCTACTGGGCTTACGAGACACTGGGTTGGGGTGGTTACTGGGGTTGGGATCCGGTCGAGAATTCGTCACTGGTACCGTGGCTGATCCTCACAGCGCTCATCCACGGTATGTTGATCCAGCGTACCCATGGTGGTCTACGTAAGACCAATCTGGTGCTCGGTATAGCGACGTATATTACCGTCTTCTACGCTACATTTATGACCCGCAGTGGGGTCTACGCCAATTTCTCGGTGCATTCGTTCGTAGCCGAGGGTCTTTTCGAGAGGTTGGTCGGCTTTCAGATTTTCTTGCTGGCAGTGGCCGTCATTTCACTGCTGATGCGCTGGAACGATATTCCCGCCCGCCCGCTAAGCGATAAATTCTTCTCACGCGATAGCTTCTTTGTATTGGCGATCATCACCTTGGTGATAACGGCATTGGTCGTCGGTATCGGTACTTCAATGCCGGTTATCTCGGCTATCCCCGGTGTTGGTCATACTTTGCAAGAGTGGATGGGCCGCTATTTCGAGCTTGATGACGGCACACTGATGAACCCGCAGGCCCAACCGTTTGCAGATGGTCGTTTCTCGCTGGCGCCAAGCTTTTATCAGCGCACGGTGCCACCCTTGGGTGTGGTCGCAATTATCCTCCTGATTGTCGGGCCGTTGCTCGGTTGGCGTGACGCTAATCTCAGTCATCTGCTGCGCGCATTGCGTTGGCCGGCAGTGTTGGCCGTCGCAGCGGCGATCGTGGCTCTGATGATCAATGTCCGCGATCTGCTTGCGTTGGCATACGTCGCCGGCGGCGCGTTCGCATTCGGTACCAACTTACTGATGGTTGTGCGGACCTTGCGCGGTGGTTGGTTGCGGATCGGTGGCTATTTCGCTCACATCGGCTTTACCGTGATGGCAATCGGTATGGTGGCCTCGTCGGCGTATGCGACGCCTGATACGCGCTTGACCCTCGCTCCCGGTGAGTCGGCCCGTCTGTTTGGGTATGAGTTCATCTTCAATGGGTATCAGCTTGATGATCAGCAGCGCGGTGTGCTCGATTTAACAGTGAGCGACGGTACTAACACCTTCTCGGCTAAGCCTTATCTCTATTTCAACCAGCGCATGGGCGCTACTATGCAGACGCCCTCGATCCATAGCTATCTCTGGCACGATCTGTATATCTCACCGGCTGGCTATGATCCTGAGCGTGATCCCTCGCGCCCGGTGCTCGGTGTTGACCAAAGTGTTCAGATGGGGCCGTACACGCTCACGTTCCGCGGGTTTAATATCGATCGCGATGCGATGATGCGTGGTGAGGCGAAGGTTGGGGCTAAAATTGATGTGCTCTATGAAGGACAGACGATCACGGTTGAGCCGCGCGTCGAAGTGGTGACGAACTCCACTACGAACCAAGGCGAGTTGCAATATATACCGGTCACGCTACCCGGCGGTCACACTTTGTATCTGCGTGAGCTTGATCCGACGAACCGGATGGTTTTGCTCGAAGGCAGTGGCCCCGGTCTTGATGATTTGCCGGTAGTACCGGCCAAGGCGGTGATTGCGGTGAGCGTGAAGCCGCTGGTGGTGTTGGTATGGACCGGTGTCATTTTGATGGTCATCGGTGGCGCCATCGCCTTGGTGCGTCGCTATCTCGAAGGGAGTTTGGCCTTGGCCGGTGTACGGGTCCGGCTACCTAAGGCATGGCCCGAATTGGTTGCGCAACTCGGTTGGCGAAGGATGAGTCACTCGTGA
- a CDS encoding cytochrome c biogenesis protein, which translates to MVQRLAQTAKIGIGVWLAGVTIATFLIVPQYEGLGEAGRIVIFHVPTAWVSVIAFTVSAIFSGLYLWRKRERDDHIAVAAAEIGLLFTILATITGMIFSQVAWGIFWNWDPRQTSIFVLLLIYAALFALRSAIDDVDRRRQLSAVYSLFAFVTMPFLFFVAPRIADSTLHPNCAFIQGSNCDGVELAVGKVGLIGDNKVQLLGLERQGNLIVAEVKVSTPGLQNEAILYPSLDLVDGGMAARPEFPGSRFQLGLEEYDEARGTVRLNMEAPGTQLLENRRTLYVFLAANLGFTALFFWMLQVRSLVLNLQWAVVQRGRA; encoded by the coding sequence ATGGTGCAACGACTGGCACAGACAGCAAAGATTGGGATCGGTGTATGGTTGGCCGGGGTCACTATTGCGACCTTCTTGATCGTACCGCAGTACGAAGGGCTAGGTGAGGCTGGTCGGATTGTGATCTTTCATGTACCGACGGCGTGGGTCAGCGTTATTGCCTTTACGGTTTCAGCGATCTTCAGCGGTTTGTATCTCTGGCGGAAACGAGAACGGGATGATCATATTGCCGTTGCTGCGGCTGAAATCGGTTTGCTGTTTACCATCCTCGCCACCATTACCGGCATGATCTTTTCACAAGTGGCGTGGGGTATTTTCTGGAATTGGGATCCACGTCAGACCTCGATTTTCGTTCTGCTGCTCATCTATGCTGCTCTGTTCGCGCTCCGTTCAGCCATTGACGATGTGGATCGGCGTCGGCAACTGAGTGCAGTCTATTCACTCTTTGCCTTCGTGACAATGCCTTTTCTCTTTTTTGTTGCACCGCGGATTGCCGATAGCACGTTGCACCCCAACTGTGCCTTTATTCAAGGGAGCAACTGTGATGGTGTAGAGCTTGCAGTGGGGAAAGTTGGTTTGATCGGAGATAACAAAGTCCAGTTGCTCGGTCTTGAGCGACAGGGTAATCTCATCGTTGCCGAGGTGAAGGTGAGTACGCCGGGTTTGCAGAATGAGGCCATCCTTTACCCTAGCCTTGATCTGGTCGATGGTGGTATGGCAGCTCGCCCCGAATTCCCCGGTTCGCGCTTCCAGCTCGGTCTTGAGGAGTATGATGAAGCACGCGGTACGGTGCGCCTCAATATGGAGGCGCCGGGTACGCAGTTGCTCGAGAATCGGCGGACACTTTACGTCTTCCTTGCGGCCAACCTCGGCTTTACCGCGCTCTTTTTCTGGATGTTACAAGTGCGCTCGTTAGTGCTAAACTTACAGTGGGCTGTTGTACAACGTGGGAGGGCCTGA